From Drosophila nasuta strain 15112-1781.00 chromosome X, ASM2355853v1, whole genome shotgun sequence, one genomic window encodes:
- the LOC132796591 gene encoding guanine nucleotide-releasing factor 2 isoform X2 produces MPQFDESFLSDCALAERWRFYSYNVQQLEEEPHQHHQQQQQQQLLPSQQHRSLWSLRDNNNNKNNSDDNNNSNNTKHTLHDIKFHRRRKYKKLPRLALSATSATATTSATTTPICTPLTPPTTPSTLLVKNLSRYGSISSPSTPSNCSAGGGGVVGGCSSSSNNSINSSIYTSSSSTPPPPLQQQQQQLNTTTASAAAGTTTPTAPRGGGVPPAPPSAGSTGSSGHKNSLKGTKLARRARSFKDDLIEKISLMRTTNNTLGRSHSPHSPRNKHGSQKPPPTTEEVQRSTQTLETHVKDISNALKHFRDVILKKKLEVLPGNGTVILETIASMYSVIQSYTLNENNAIMNSATQQVYQSLGKLIKLCDEVMLSEKSGECASLSNENVREVIDLLEDAVRNLVTLAQGKLKEQDQCAFRYSGAGLGGIGAAADIMGAVAVATAASSAGAGGGGGGGMRHPAPTDVAAQRTSLPDIALTPKERDILEQSNVNPMRGSHSIESILRDTSPPPKPPLPNRASNPPPLPPKRRSQPQSQLMQASNQPPPTSGSNNIAYANANNSHSSQANSPLPYAQSHNISINSDLDCSSNISLLNYGVDLLSVRSRSPDENSQCSFDSALNHSLDVEEQLHLPKPPTRQQLHHQQQHLEDDVDKMMNYNQSPTILNIDHATILRSAETQAEAVAASVVAASLEAATSSVHATPPPLPSATVATGGSEANTELRKAAAALTSNRHSNESGFVSMMSFRTSTQSVSKRSSEHSVQSSSTKSSSSNSEILFGMSETTASTTTSTSTTSRSNNSSEYQQLSQTQSSSTQRHITTNSNGGSSSCSSTTASATIISNSSSSNNSEQLTTATAATTTLSTNLHPRGSNCSSPELLAPALPPKTQQRINATPRIDAAMDELDDNFELPELRILSPHHHQHHSSSSQLHQWQSKHHSLMEPPRSAHLPSSSSSAFDQHLEKPPPLPMKKKHILAYVECVYSLEHRHTMHTTYNIARNISHSQTMNIMPMSKDMSPELETPPALPPKNYKQRKASTTSSSSASASTTVPTAIITTPPASPKPMLGDVGLRGSRMTTVSEELNDVQGASEDAAGGAPATLDSNENTFYCHSHQLPSETREESTMLAPINTPQMLEAGGEDVTGGAEQQQTESRQQIPCELELDEEDEEEEEEDVDNQLPNMLEEIDITPYLILKKNEEDGPEVKGGYIDALIVHASRVQKVADNAFSEAFITTFRTFIQPIDVIEKLTHRYTYFFCQVHDQKQKAAKETFSLLVRVVNDLTSTDLTSQLLSLLVEFVYQLVCSGQLYLAKLLRNKFVEKVTLYKDQRSIHYALERDQLGGIMGSGGVCSGGNQLSLLDLKSLEIAEQMTLLDAELFQKIEIPEVLLFAKDQCEEKSPNLNKFTEHFNKMSYWARSKILRLQDAKEREKHVNKFIKIMKHLRKMNNYNSYLALLSALDSGPIRRLEWQKGIAEELCSFCALIDSSSSFRAYRQALAETNPPCIPYIGLVLQDLTFVHVGNQDYVSKGVINFSKRWQQYNIIVNMKRFKKCAYPFRRNERIIRFFDNFKDFMGEEEMWQISERIKPRGRRLVNNY; encoded by the exons ATGCCGCAATTTGATGAATCTTTCTTGAGCGATTGTGCGCTCGCTGAACGCTGGCGTTTCTATTCGTACAACGTGCAACAGCTTGAAGAAGAGCCACACCAAcaccatcagcaacagcaacagcaacagctgctgccatCGCAGCAACACAGATCGTTGTGGTCACTGcgcgataacaacaacaacaaaaacaacagcgatgacaacaacaacagcaacaacacaaagcATACACTGCATGACATCAAATTCCACAGGCGtcgcaaatataaaaaactgcCACGTTTGGCGCTATCAGCAAcatcagccacagcaacaacatcggcaacaacaacacccaTTTGCACACCATTGACACCGCCAACAACACCATCGACGTTGCTGGTCAAGAATTTGTCGCGCT ACGGCAGCATCAGTTCTCCATCCACGCCCAGCAATTGCTCAGCgggcggcggcggcgtcgTCGGtggttgcagcagcagcagcaacaacagcatcaacagcagcatctATACGAGCTCCTCCTCAACGCCTCCGCCACcgctacagcaacagcaacaacagctgaatacaacaacagcatcagcagcagcaggaacaacCACGCCCACAGCGCCCAGAGGCGGAGGAGTTCCACCGGCTCCTCCAAGTGCGGGGTCGACGGGTTCGTCGGGGCACAAGAACAGTTTGAAGGGTACGAAATTGGCACGGCGTGCGCGGAGCTTTAAGGACGATCTGATCGAGAAGATCTCACTGATGCGGACCACAAACAATACGCTGGGTCGCTCCCATTCGCCGCACAGTCCGCGCAACAAACACGGCAGCCAAAAGCCGCCGCCAACCACCGAGGAAGTGCAGCGATCGACGCAAACGCTGGAGACACACGTCAAGGACATCTCGAATGCCCTCAAGCATTTTCGCGATGTCATACTCAAGAAGAAGCTCGAGGTTCTCCCCGGCAATGGCACAGTCATACTGGAGACCATTGCCAGCATGTATTCCG TCATCCAGTCATATACGTTGAACGAGAACAACGCCATCATGAACTCGGCCACACAGCAGGTGTATCAGTCGCTGGGCAAGCTGATCAAGCTCTGTGACGAGGTCATGCTTAGCGAGAAGAGCGGCGAGTGCGCCTCGCTAAGCAACGAGAATGTCCGCGAAGTTATCGATCTGCTCGAGGATGCAGTGCGG AATCTGGTCACACTGGCGCAGGGCAAACTCAAGGAGCAGGATCAGTGCGCGTTTCGCTACAGCGGCGCTGGCTTGGGCGGCATCGGCGCTGCCGCCGATATTATGGgcgccgttgccgttgccaccGCGGCGAGCAGCGCTGGcgctggcggtggcggtggcggggGAATGCGACATCCGGCGCCAACGGATGTTGCAGCACAACGGACATCGCTGCCGGACATTGCGCTGACGCCGAAGGAACGCGACATCCTAGAGCAGAGCAATGTGAATCCGATGCGTGGCTCGCACAGCATCGAGAGCATATTGCGAGACACGAGCCCGCCGCCAAAACCGCCGCTGCCGAATCGAGCGAGCAATCCGCCGCCATTGCCACCGAAGCGTCGGAGtcagccgcagtcgcagctgATGCAGGCAAGCAACCAACCACCACCGACGTCCGGTAGCAATAATATCGCCTATGCGAATGCAAACAACAGTCACTCGTCGCAGGCGAACAGTCCGTTGCCATATGCGCAGTCGCACAACATTAGCATCAACTCGGATCTGGATTGCAGTTCCAACATCTCGTTGCTTAACTACGGCGTCGATCT CCTCTCGGTACGCTCACGCTCGCCGGACGAGAACAGTCAATGCTCATTCGACTCGGCGCTTAATCATTCGCTCGATGTGGAAGAGCAACTGCATTTGCCAAAGCCGCCCACGAGACAGCAGCTgcaccatcagcagcagcatctggAGGACGATGTGGACAAGATGATGAACTACA ATCAATCTCCAACGATTCTCAACATTGATCATGCCACAATTTTGCGATCAGCAGAAACACAGGCCGAGGCAGTCGCTGCatcagttgttgctgcatcCCTGGAGGCAGCCACATCCAGTGTACATGCAACGCCGCCTCCGCTGCCGTcggcaactgttgcaactGGTGGCTCTGAGGCCAACACGGAGCTGCGcaaagcagcggcagcattaACCAGCAATCGTCACTCAAATGAATCGG GATTCGTATCGATGATGTCATTTCGCACGTCCACACAGAGTGTCTCGAAGCGTTCGTCGGAGCACAGTGTGCAATCATCGTCCACGAAATCGTCGAGCAGCAACTCGGAGATTCTCTTTGGCATGAGCGAGACGACGGCGTcgacaacgacgtcgacgtcgacgacgagtcgcagcaacaacagcagcgagtATCAGCAGTTGAGTCAAACGCAGTCGTCATCCACACAGCGTCACATCACCACCAACAGCaatggcggcagcagcagctgcagcagcacaacagcaagtgcaacaatcatcagcaacagcagcagcagcaacaacagcgaacagttgacaacagcaacagctgcgaCAACGACATTGTCGACCAATTTGCATCCGCGTGGCAGCAATTGCTCATCGCCGGAACTTTTGGCGCCGGCATTGCCACCAAAGACACAACAGCGCATTAATGCCACACCGCGTATTGATGCAGCCATGGATGAACTCGATGATAATTT CGAGTTGCCAGAGCTGCGAATATTGTCGCCGcaccatcatcagcatcattcGTCGTCATCGCAGCTGCATCAGTGGCAATCGAAGCATCACAGCCTGATGGAGCCACCGCGAAGCGCACATttgccaagcagcagcagcagcgccttTGACCAGCATTTGGAGAAGCCGCCGCCGTTGCCCATGAAGAAGAAGCACA TCTTGGCGTATGTGGAATGCGTATACTCGTTGGAGCATCGGCATACGATGCACACTACCTACAACATCGCCCGCAACATATCGCACAGTCAAACCATGAA CATCATGCCGATGAGCAAGGATATGTCGCCGGAGCTGGAGACGCCGCCAGCGTTGCCGCCGAAGAACTACAAGCAGCGCAAGGCATCCACAacatcctcctcctccgcctccgcctcaaCTACAGTGCCGACAGCAATCATCACCACACCGCCAGCTAGTCCGAAGCCCATGCTAGGCGATGTCGGGCTGCGAGGCAGTCGCATGACGACGGTTAGCGAGGAGCTCAACGATGTGCAGGGTGCGAGCGAAGATGCTGCTGGTGGAGCGCCGGCGACATTGGACAGCAATGAGAATACGTTTTACTGTCACTCGCATCAGTTGCCCAGCGAAACAAGGGAAGAGTCCACAATGTTGGCGCCCATTAATACGCCGCAAATGCTGGAGGCAGGTGGCGAAGATGTCACTGGCGGAGCGGAGCAACAGCAGACGGAATCAAGGCAGCAAATACCTTGTGAACTGGAGCTGGAcgaggaggatgaggaggaggaggaagaagatGTCGATAATCAGCTGCCTAATATGCTGGAGGAGATTGACATTACGCCATATTTAATACTCAAAAAGAATGAGGAGGATGGGCCCGAGGTGAAGGGCGGCTACATTGATGCGCTGATCGTGCACGCCAGTCGCGTTCAAAAAGTCGCCGATAATG CATTCAGCGAGGCGTTCATCACCACCTTTCGCACGTTCATTCAGCCGATCGATGTGATCGAGAAGCTGACCCATCGCTACACATACTTCTTCTGTCAGGTGCACGATCAGAAGCAGAAGGCGGCCAAGGAGACCTTTTCGCTCCTCGTGCGCGTTGTCAACGATCTGAC CTCCACAGATCTGACAAGCCAACTGCTGAGCCTGTTGGTGGAGTTTGTCTATCAGCTGGTCTGCTCCGGTCAGCTCTATTTGGCCAAGCTGTTGCGCAACAAATTCGTGGAGAAAGTGACGCTCTACAAGGATCAACGCAGCATCCATTATGCCTTGGAGCGCGATCAGCTTGGCGGCATTATGGGCAGCGGCGGTGTCTGTAGCGGTGGCAATCAATTAAGTTTGCTCGACTTGAAGTCATTGGAGATTGCCGAACAGATGACGCTCCTGGATGCGGAGTTGTTTCAGAAAATCGAGATACCcgaagtattattatttgccaAAGATCAGTGCGAGGAGAAATCACCCAATCTCAACAAGTTCACCGAGCACTTTAACAAAATGTCGTATTGGGCGCGCTCGAAAATCTTGCGACTGCAGGACGCCAAGGAGCGCGAGAAGCATGTGAATAAGTTTATCAAAATCATGAAACATTTGCGCAAAATGAACAATTACAATTCGTATCTGGCTCTGCTCTCTGCCCTGGACTCGGGTCCCATACGCAG ATTGGAATGGCAGAAGGGCATTGCGGAGGAGTTGTGCTCGTTTTGTGCGCTCATCGATTCGAGCTCCAGTTTTCGTGCCTATCGTCAGGCGCTGGCCGAAACCAATCCGCCCTGCATACCCTACAT CGGTCTGGTTCTACAGGATTTGACATTTGTGCATGTGGGCAATCAGGATTATGTGTCCAAGGGTGTCATCAACTTCTCCAAGCGCTGGCAACAGTACAACATAATTGTCAACATGAAACGTTTCAAGAAGTG CGCGTATCCATTTCGACGCAATGAGCGCATCATACGATTTTTTGACAACTTTAAGGATTTTATGGGCGAGGAGGAGATGTGGCAAATATCGGAACGCATCAAGCCCCGTGGTCGACGTCTGGTCAACAACTATTAG
- the LOC132796591 gene encoding guanine nucleotide-releasing factor 2 isoform X8: MPQFDESFLSDCALAERWRFYSYNVQQLEEEPHQHHQQQQQQQLLPSQQHRSLWSLRDNNNNKNNSDDNNNSNNTKHTLHDIKFHRRRKYKKLPRLALSATSATATTSATTTPICTPLTPPTTPSTLLVKNLSRYGSISSPSTPSNCSAGGGGVVGGCSSSSNNSINSSIYTSSSSTPPPPLQQQQQQLNTTTASAAAGTTTPTAPRGGGVPPAPPSAGSTGSSGHKNSLKGTKLARRARSFKDDLIEKISLMRTTNNTLGRSHSPHSPRNKHGSQKPPPTTEEVQRSTQTLETHVKDISNALKHFRDVILKKKLEVLPGNGTVILETIASMYSVIQSYTLNENNAIMNSATQQVYQSLGKLIKLCDEVMLSEKSGECASLSNENVREVIDLLEDAVRNLVTLAQGKLKEQDQCAFRYSGAGLGGIGAAADIMGAVAVATAASSAGAGGGGGGGMRHPAPTDVAAQRTSLPDIALTPKERDILEQSNVNPMRGSHSIESILRDTSPPPKPPLPNRASNPPPLPPKRRSQPQSQLMQASNQPPPTSGSNNIAYANANNSHSSQANSPLPYAQSHNISINSDLDCSSNISLLNYGVDLLSVRSRSPDENSQCSFDSALNHSLDVEEQLHLPKPPTRQQLHHQQQHLEDDVDKMMNYRFVSMMSFRTSTQSVSKRSSEHSVQSSSTKSSSSNSEILFGMSETTASTTTSTSTTSRSNNSSEYQQLSQTQSSSTQRHITTNSNGGSSSCSSTTASATIISNSSSSNNSEQLTTATAATTTLSTNLHPRGSNCSSPELLAPALPPKTQQRINATPRIDAAMDELDDNFELPELRILSPHHHQHHSSSSQLHQWQSKHHSLMEPPRSAHLPSSSSSAFDQHLEKPPPLPMKKKHILAYVECVYSLEHRHTMHTTYNIARNISHSQTMNIMPMSKDMSPELETPPALPPKNYKQRKASTTSSSSASASTTVPTAIITTPPASPKPMLGDVGLRGSRMTTVSEELNDVQGASEDAAGGAPATLDSNENTFYCHSHQLPSETREESTMLAPINTPQMLEAGGEDVTGGAEQQQTESRQQIPCELELDEEDEEEEEEDVDNQLPNMLEEIDITPYLILKKNEEDGPEVKGGYIDALIVHASRVQKVADNAFSEAFITTFRTFIQPIDVIEKLTHRYTYFFCQVHDQKQKAAKETFSLLVRVVNDLTSTDLTSQLLSLLVEFVYQLVCSGQLYLAKLLRNKFVEKVTLYKDQRSIHYALERDQLGGIMGSGGVCSGGNQLSLLDLKSLEIAEQMTLLDAELFQKIEIPEVLLFAKDQCEEKSPNLNKFTEHFNKMSYWARSKILRLQDAKEREKHVNKFIKIMKHLRKMNNYNSYLALLSALDSGPIRRLEWQKGIAEELCSFCALIDSSSSFRAYRQALAETNPPCIPYIGLVLQDLTFVHVGNQDYVSKGVINFSKRWQQYNIIVNMKRFKKCAYPFRRNERIIRFFDNFKDFMGEEEMWQISERIKPRGRRLVNNY; the protein is encoded by the exons ATGCCGCAATTTGATGAATCTTTCTTGAGCGATTGTGCGCTCGCTGAACGCTGGCGTTTCTATTCGTACAACGTGCAACAGCTTGAAGAAGAGCCACACCAAcaccatcagcaacagcaacagcaacagctgctgccatCGCAGCAACACAGATCGTTGTGGTCACTGcgcgataacaacaacaacaaaaacaacagcgatgacaacaacaacagcaacaacacaaagcATACACTGCATGACATCAAATTCCACAGGCGtcgcaaatataaaaaactgcCACGTTTGGCGCTATCAGCAAcatcagccacagcaacaacatcggcaacaacaacacccaTTTGCACACCATTGACACCGCCAACAACACCATCGACGTTGCTGGTCAAGAATTTGTCGCGCT ACGGCAGCATCAGTTCTCCATCCACGCCCAGCAATTGCTCAGCgggcggcggcggcgtcgTCGGtggttgcagcagcagcagcaacaacagcatcaacagcagcatctATACGAGCTCCTCCTCAACGCCTCCGCCACcgctacagcaacagcaacaacagctgaatacaacaacagcatcagcagcagcaggaacaacCACGCCCACAGCGCCCAGAGGCGGAGGAGTTCCACCGGCTCCTCCAAGTGCGGGGTCGACGGGTTCGTCGGGGCACAAGAACAGTTTGAAGGGTACGAAATTGGCACGGCGTGCGCGGAGCTTTAAGGACGATCTGATCGAGAAGATCTCACTGATGCGGACCACAAACAATACGCTGGGTCGCTCCCATTCGCCGCACAGTCCGCGCAACAAACACGGCAGCCAAAAGCCGCCGCCAACCACCGAGGAAGTGCAGCGATCGACGCAAACGCTGGAGACACACGTCAAGGACATCTCGAATGCCCTCAAGCATTTTCGCGATGTCATACTCAAGAAGAAGCTCGAGGTTCTCCCCGGCAATGGCACAGTCATACTGGAGACCATTGCCAGCATGTATTCCG TCATCCAGTCATATACGTTGAACGAGAACAACGCCATCATGAACTCGGCCACACAGCAGGTGTATCAGTCGCTGGGCAAGCTGATCAAGCTCTGTGACGAGGTCATGCTTAGCGAGAAGAGCGGCGAGTGCGCCTCGCTAAGCAACGAGAATGTCCGCGAAGTTATCGATCTGCTCGAGGATGCAGTGCGG AATCTGGTCACACTGGCGCAGGGCAAACTCAAGGAGCAGGATCAGTGCGCGTTTCGCTACAGCGGCGCTGGCTTGGGCGGCATCGGCGCTGCCGCCGATATTATGGgcgccgttgccgttgccaccGCGGCGAGCAGCGCTGGcgctggcggtggcggtggcggggGAATGCGACATCCGGCGCCAACGGATGTTGCAGCACAACGGACATCGCTGCCGGACATTGCGCTGACGCCGAAGGAACGCGACATCCTAGAGCAGAGCAATGTGAATCCGATGCGTGGCTCGCACAGCATCGAGAGCATATTGCGAGACACGAGCCCGCCGCCAAAACCGCCGCTGCCGAATCGAGCGAGCAATCCGCCGCCATTGCCACCGAAGCGTCGGAGtcagccgcagtcgcagctgATGCAGGCAAGCAACCAACCACCACCGACGTCCGGTAGCAATAATATCGCCTATGCGAATGCAAACAACAGTCACTCGTCGCAGGCGAACAGTCCGTTGCCATATGCGCAGTCGCACAACATTAGCATCAACTCGGATCTGGATTGCAGTTCCAACATCTCGTTGCTTAACTACGGCGTCGATCT CCTCTCGGTACGCTCACGCTCGCCGGACGAGAACAGTCAATGCTCATTCGACTCGGCGCTTAATCATTCGCTCGATGTGGAAGAGCAACTGCATTTGCCAAAGCCGCCCACGAGACAGCAGCTgcaccatcagcagcagcatctggAGGACGATGTGGACAAGATGATGAACTACA GATTCGTATCGATGATGTCATTTCGCACGTCCACACAGAGTGTCTCGAAGCGTTCGTCGGAGCACAGTGTGCAATCATCGTCCACGAAATCGTCGAGCAGCAACTCGGAGATTCTCTTTGGCATGAGCGAGACGACGGCGTcgacaacgacgtcgacgtcgacgacgagtcgcagcaacaacagcagcgagtATCAGCAGTTGAGTCAAACGCAGTCGTCATCCACACAGCGTCACATCACCACCAACAGCaatggcggcagcagcagctgcagcagcacaacagcaagtgcaacaatcatcagcaacagcagcagcagcaacaacagcgaacagttgacaacagcaacagctgcgaCAACGACATTGTCGACCAATTTGCATCCGCGTGGCAGCAATTGCTCATCGCCGGAACTTTTGGCGCCGGCATTGCCACCAAAGACACAACAGCGCATTAATGCCACACCGCGTATTGATGCAGCCATGGATGAACTCGATGATAATTT CGAGTTGCCAGAGCTGCGAATATTGTCGCCGcaccatcatcagcatcattcGTCGTCATCGCAGCTGCATCAGTGGCAATCGAAGCATCACAGCCTGATGGAGCCACCGCGAAGCGCACATttgccaagcagcagcagcagcgccttTGACCAGCATTTGGAGAAGCCGCCGCCGTTGCCCATGAAGAAGAAGCACA TCTTGGCGTATGTGGAATGCGTATACTCGTTGGAGCATCGGCATACGATGCACACTACCTACAACATCGCCCGCAACATATCGCACAGTCAAACCATGAA CATCATGCCGATGAGCAAGGATATGTCGCCGGAGCTGGAGACGCCGCCAGCGTTGCCGCCGAAGAACTACAAGCAGCGCAAGGCATCCACAacatcctcctcctccgcctccgcctcaaCTACAGTGCCGACAGCAATCATCACCACACCGCCAGCTAGTCCGAAGCCCATGCTAGGCGATGTCGGGCTGCGAGGCAGTCGCATGACGACGGTTAGCGAGGAGCTCAACGATGTGCAGGGTGCGAGCGAAGATGCTGCTGGTGGAGCGCCGGCGACATTGGACAGCAATGAGAATACGTTTTACTGTCACTCGCATCAGTTGCCCAGCGAAACAAGGGAAGAGTCCACAATGTTGGCGCCCATTAATACGCCGCAAATGCTGGAGGCAGGTGGCGAAGATGTCACTGGCGGAGCGGAGCAACAGCAGACGGAATCAAGGCAGCAAATACCTTGTGAACTGGAGCTGGAcgaggaggatgaggaggaggaggaagaagatGTCGATAATCAGCTGCCTAATATGCTGGAGGAGATTGACATTACGCCATATTTAATACTCAAAAAGAATGAGGAGGATGGGCCCGAGGTGAAGGGCGGCTACATTGATGCGCTGATCGTGCACGCCAGTCGCGTTCAAAAAGTCGCCGATAATG CATTCAGCGAGGCGTTCATCACCACCTTTCGCACGTTCATTCAGCCGATCGATGTGATCGAGAAGCTGACCCATCGCTACACATACTTCTTCTGTCAGGTGCACGATCAGAAGCAGAAGGCGGCCAAGGAGACCTTTTCGCTCCTCGTGCGCGTTGTCAACGATCTGAC CTCCACAGATCTGACAAGCCAACTGCTGAGCCTGTTGGTGGAGTTTGTCTATCAGCTGGTCTGCTCCGGTCAGCTCTATTTGGCCAAGCTGTTGCGCAACAAATTCGTGGAGAAAGTGACGCTCTACAAGGATCAACGCAGCATCCATTATGCCTTGGAGCGCGATCAGCTTGGCGGCATTATGGGCAGCGGCGGTGTCTGTAGCGGTGGCAATCAATTAAGTTTGCTCGACTTGAAGTCATTGGAGATTGCCGAACAGATGACGCTCCTGGATGCGGAGTTGTTTCAGAAAATCGAGATACCcgaagtattattatttgccaAAGATCAGTGCGAGGAGAAATCACCCAATCTCAACAAGTTCACCGAGCACTTTAACAAAATGTCGTATTGGGCGCGCTCGAAAATCTTGCGACTGCAGGACGCCAAGGAGCGCGAGAAGCATGTGAATAAGTTTATCAAAATCATGAAACATTTGCGCAAAATGAACAATTACAATTCGTATCTGGCTCTGCTCTCTGCCCTGGACTCGGGTCCCATACGCAG ATTGGAATGGCAGAAGGGCATTGCGGAGGAGTTGTGCTCGTTTTGTGCGCTCATCGATTCGAGCTCCAGTTTTCGTGCCTATCGTCAGGCGCTGGCCGAAACCAATCCGCCCTGCATACCCTACAT CGGTCTGGTTCTACAGGATTTGACATTTGTGCATGTGGGCAATCAGGATTATGTGTCCAAGGGTGTCATCAACTTCTCCAAGCGCTGGCAACAGTACAACATAATTGTCAACATGAAACGTTTCAAGAAGTG CGCGTATCCATTTCGACGCAATGAGCGCATCATACGATTTTTTGACAACTTTAAGGATTTTATGGGCGAGGAGGAGATGTGGCAAATATCGGAACGCATCAAGCCCCGTGGTCGACGTCTGGTCAACAACTATTAG